A portion of the Calliphora vicina chromosome 5, idCalVici1.1, whole genome shotgun sequence genome contains these proteins:
- the LOC135962382 gene encoding uncharacterized protein LOC135962382: MKCCCNRYTFGIILGSLNLVCSTLYFILQCINYKDFSSDKGTKYEAIRTLFFMAATALISAVFIYAIVKRKYKLIMAWLFLCVSGMLASLKLLIIAIIEASKGKTSGDESVVNILIGVLTLVIEIAVFWFSLSLYRKIRDDSRKPGNASVAYQTDYSSVPNRA; the protein is encoded by the exons ATGAAGTGTTGCTGTAATCGTTACACTTTTGGTATTATCCTCGGCTCCTTGAATCTGGTGTGTAGTACgctgtattttattttacaatgtaTTAATTACAAAGATTTTTCATCAGACAAAGGAACAAAATATGAAG CTATCAGAACATTGTTCTTCATGGCAGCAACCGCCTTAATATCGGCAGTCTTTATATATGCTATTGTAAAG agaaaatacaaattgataATGGCCTGGTTGTTTCTTTGTGTATCTGGTATGCTAGCCAGTTTAAAACTCTTAATTATTGCGATCATTGAGGCTTCCAAGGGTAAAACTTCCGGCGATGAATCTGTagtaaacattttaataggTGTACTAACACTTG TTATTGAAATTGCTGTTTTCTGGTTCAGTTTGTCTTTGTACAGAAAAATACGCGACGATAGTAGGAAACCCGGCAATGCCTCGGTCGCTTATCAAACTGATTACAGTTCAGTGCCA